In Zingiber officinale cultivar Zhangliang chromosome 11B, Zo_v1.1, whole genome shotgun sequence, a single window of DNA contains:
- the LOC122034735 gene encoding transcription repressor OFP7-like, protein MAKRLRRRLCRLLPSLGGLLSKSDGAVPRPFDSDAPGFDLGFDVGYPSTTLLRESPLVSPSCCCCSRRRRHPGGLALYRCHATPDYLWRKEEKWLHVMACPAAVSGGGGADLPPVPRQKIDSDDGVFPPLVLRRVRRRKVATRKPRFRSRAGSDSSADEGDADEDDEDSGWFSSGDETRLTASTSDVGSSDKMRRRRQPKKSRRAVMATKRCLSSTMRRTAVGTLIPFATAAVRESFAVVKLSKDPEADFRRSMAEMVVEKKIYDAQGLEQLLCCFLSLNLQRHHAAIAAAFKDIWDMLIPVQDVGNGGGSQ, encoded by the coding sequence ATGGCAAAGCGTCTCCGCCGCCGTCTCTGCCGTTTGTTGCCGTCCCTTGGCGGATTACTCTCCAAGAGTGACGGCGCCGTTCCTCGGCCGTTCGATTCTGATGCACCCGGCTTCGACCTCGGCTTTGACGTCGGTTACCCTTCCACTACTCTTCTCCGTGAATCGCCTCTCGTCTCCCCTTCATGCTGCTGCTGCTCCCGGCGACGAAGGCATCCGGGAGGACTTGCCCTTTACCGCTGCCACGCGACGCCGGACTACCTCTGGCGGAAAGAGGAGAAGTGGTTGCACGTAATGGCCTGCCCTGCTGCCGTCAGCGGCGGTGGCGGTGCCGACCTTCCCCCCGTTCCTCGACAGAAAATTGACTCCGACGACGGTGTTTTCCCCCCGCTAGTACTCCGACGGGTGCGCCGGCGGAAAGTAGCGACGCGGAAGCCGCGGTTCCGGTCGAGGGCTGGAAGTGACTCCTCGGCGGACGAAGGAGACGCCGACGAGGACGATGAGGACAGCGGATGGTTCAGCAGCGGCGACGAAACGAGGCTGACGGCGTCGACATCGGACGTGGGATCCTCGGACAAAATGCGGCGTCGGCGACAGCCGAAGAAAAGCCGCAGAGCAGTGATGGCAACGAAGAGATGCTTGTCATCGACGATGAGGCGGACGGCGGTCGGGACGCTGATTCCCTTCGCCACGGCTGCGGTGAGAGAGAGTTTCGCGGTGGTTAAGTTGTCGAAGGATCCGGAGGCAGACTTTAGGCGGTCGATGGCGGAGATGGTGGTGGAGAAGAAGATCTACGACGCTCAAGGGCTGGAGCAACTTCTGTGCTGCTTCCTGTCGCTGAATTTGCAGCGCCATCATGCTGCCATTGCAGCAGCATTCAAGGACATATGGGATATGCTAATTCCGGTGCAGGATGTCGGCAATGGTGGTGGCTCGCAGTGA